A single window of Streptomyces sp. NBC_00464 DNA harbors:
- a CDS encoding helix-turn-helix transcriptional regulator — MKDDQSRPPACDCRESSADGSRDRPAPEQPCEAALAVYRRALVTGGLPRDEVTGCLVALHLMVADRESPGSMIPVPPETASYAALAPLQEAILERRRTLRATRATLSVFESLYADVHRSEQPALTPLSGAAVISRALDAGVAGCREEIRTAHPGGGRPAHVLQEALIRDLGSLRRGVRQRTIYQHTVRSDRATLSYIEQVTAAGAEVRTLAEVIDRVIVLDRDLAFVPFSDEPHQALRIQHPSLVRFLARGFDEAWARAVPVRPERAPLRTPVITSDLQRTILLAVVNGETDASIARRIGMSRRSVAEHMRKVSEQLGSTSRAQLGYLVATSGLLDG, encoded by the coding sequence GTGAAGGACGATCAATCCCGCCCACCGGCATGTGATTGCCGCGAATCGTCGGCGGACGGCTCACGGGACAGACCCGCGCCTGAGCAGCCGTGCGAGGCGGCGCTCGCCGTCTACCGACGTGCGCTGGTGACGGGAGGCCTTCCCCGGGACGAGGTGACCGGCTGCCTGGTGGCCCTCCATCTGATGGTCGCGGACCGCGAGTCACCGGGATCCATGATCCCCGTACCGCCGGAGACGGCTTCGTACGCCGCGCTCGCCCCGCTCCAGGAGGCCATACTCGAACGGCGCCGCACGCTGCGTGCCACCCGTGCCACGCTCTCCGTCTTCGAGTCCCTGTACGCCGATGTGCACCGGTCGGAACAGCCCGCGCTCACGCCGCTCTCCGGGGCCGCCGTCATCAGCCGGGCACTGGACGCGGGGGTGGCCGGCTGCCGTGAGGAGATCCGCACCGCCCATCCCGGGGGCGGCCGCCCCGCACACGTACTCCAGGAGGCACTGATCCGGGACCTGGGCAGCCTGCGGCGGGGTGTCCGGCAGCGGACGATCTACCAGCACACCGTCCGCTCCGACCGCGCGACCCTCTCGTACATCGAGCAGGTGACCGCCGCGGGGGCGGAGGTCAGGACGCTTGCGGAGGTCATCGACCGGGTGATCGTCCTCGACCGTGACCTCGCCTTCGTCCCGTTCTCCGACGAGCCGCACCAGGCCCTGCGCATCCAGCACCCGTCGCTGGTGCGCTTCCTGGCCCGCGGTTTCGACGAGGCATGGGCGCGCGCCGTGCCGGTCCGGCCCGAGCGGGCACCCCTGCGCACCCCCGTCATCACGTCCGACCTGCAACGCACCATCCTGCTCGCGGTGGTCAACGGGGAGACGGACGCGTCGATCGCCCGGCGGATCGGGATGAGCCGCCGCAGCGTCGCCGAACACATGCGGAAGGTCTCCGAGCAGCTGGGCAGCACCAGCCGCGCCCAACTCGGCTATCTCGTCGCGACATCGGGGCTGCTGGACGGCTGA